From a single Alloactinosynnema sp. L-07 genomic region:
- a CDS encoding aminodeoxychorismate lyase, giving the protein MRVLAMLDGTLADADGPLVRADDLGLLRGDGVFETVLVVDGRPRELGSHLDRMARSAAMLDLPPLDRAAWERVTRVVIDAWNSPGEMALKLVHTRGPEFGDGTPTAYALGLPIGAKTLVNRVEGVTALSLDRGFDPAIVERAPWLLLGAKTLSYAVNMAAMRYVEAHGADEAIFVAADGSVLEGPTSTVVLVEGTTMRTTPPTSGVLPGTTQGALFRAAEQAGWTTKVEPIGRDDLDGAEGLFLASSVRKITRVRVLDGVTMPDSAALHRELSALYESEYA; this is encoded by the coding sequence ATGCGTGTGTTGGCGATGCTTGACGGAACCCTCGCCGACGCCGACGGCCCGCTCGTTCGGGCCGACGACCTCGGCCTTCTCCGTGGCGACGGGGTGTTCGAGACGGTGCTCGTGGTCGACGGGCGGCCGCGTGAGCTCGGTTCCCACCTCGACCGGATGGCCCGCTCGGCGGCGATGCTCGACCTGCCGCCGCTGGACCGGGCGGCGTGGGAGCGGGTCACCCGGGTGGTGATCGACGCGTGGAACTCGCCGGGTGAGATGGCGCTCAAGCTCGTCCACACCCGCGGCCCCGAGTTCGGTGACGGCACCCCGACCGCGTACGCGCTCGGCCTGCCGATCGGGGCGAAGACGCTGGTCAACCGGGTCGAGGGGGTCACGGCGCTGAGCCTGGACCGCGGGTTCGACCCGGCGATCGTGGAGCGCGCGCCGTGGCTGTTGCTCGGCGCGAAGACGCTGTCCTACGCGGTGAACATGGCGGCCATGCGCTACGTCGAGGCCCACGGCGCGGACGAGGCGATCTTCGTGGCCGCCGACGGCTCGGTGCTGGAGGGGCCGACGTCGACGGTCGTGCTGGTCGAGGGCACCACGATGCGCACGACCCCGCCGACCAGCGGCGTGTTGCCCGGCACGACCCAGGGCGCGCTGTTCCGCGCGGCCGAGCAGGCGGGCTGGACGACGAAGGTCGAACCGATCGGCCGCGACGACTTGGACGGCGCCGAGGGCCTGTTCCTCGCCTCCAGCGTCCGCAAGATCACCCGCGTCCGGGTCCTCGACGGCGTGACCATGCCCGACTCGGCGGCGCTGCACCGCGAGCTGTCCGCGCTCTACGAGTCCGAGTACGCCTGA
- a CDS encoding biotin-dependent carboxyltransferase family protein — MKAVTVIATGPLALIEDLGRPGHAHLGVPPSGAVDQPSMRLANRLVGNAEGAAGIESVLGGLALRAEVSCTVAVTGPSVPVTVAGREADSHTPLHVGAGEVVAIGSPRAGLRCYVAVSGGIAVPPRLGSRSTDVLSGIGPAPLRAGDVLPLGVPAGPPVGEDAVPPPSPADQLTIPIRLGPREDWFDDPVAQFARLTWAVSPESNRVGLRLLGEPLTRAAEFAGRELTSEGVVTGAVQVPASGRPVIFLADHPTTGGYPVVGVVDRLAELAQARPGTQIRFRPQPFADA, encoded by the coding sequence ATGAAGGCCGTCACCGTGATCGCCACGGGTCCGCTCGCGTTGATCGAGGACCTCGGCCGCCCTGGTCACGCCCACCTCGGCGTGCCCCCGTCCGGCGCGGTGGATCAGCCGTCCATGCGGCTCGCCAATCGGCTTGTCGGCAATGCCGAGGGAGCCGCGGGGATCGAGTCGGTGCTGGGTGGACTGGCGCTACGGGCCGAGGTGTCGTGCACGGTGGCGGTCACCGGGCCGAGCGTGCCGGTGACGGTGGCCGGGCGCGAGGCCGACTCCCACACGCCGCTGCACGTCGGGGCGGGCGAGGTCGTGGCGATCGGGTCGCCGCGGGCCGGGTTGCGGTGCTACGTGGCGGTGTCCGGGGGCATCGCGGTGCCGCCGCGGCTCGGGTCGCGGTCGACCGACGTGCTGTCGGGCATCGGGCCCGCACCGCTGCGGGCGGGCGACGTGCTGCCGCTGGGCGTCCCGGCCGGGCCGCCGGTGGGCGAGGACGCGGTGCCGCCGCCGAGCCCGGCCGACCAGCTGACGATCCCGATCCGACTCGGCCCGCGCGAGGACTGGTTCGACGATCCCGTCGCCCAGTTCGCCCGGCTGACCTGGGCGGTGTCGCCGGAGAGCAATCGGGTCGGGCTGCGCCTGCTGGGCGAGCCGCTGACCCGCGCCGCGGAGTTCGCGGGGCGGGAGCTGACCAGCGAGGGTGTGGTGACCGGGGCGGTGCAGGTGCCCGCGAGCGGTCGTCCGGTGATCTTCCTGGCCGACCACCCGACCACAGGGGGTTACCCGGTCGTCGGCGTGGTCGATCGGCTCGCCGAGCTGGCCCAGGCCCGCCCTGGCACCCAGATCCGTTTCCGCCCACAGCCGTTCGCCGACGCCTAG
- a CDS encoding 3-keto-5-aminohexanoate cleavage protein, with product MSNSSGTLITVAPTGAEHTKADVPNLPVTLDELVTTARDCERVGAAMIHIHIRGDDHKPSLDPQRLKDTVDAVRENTRLIVQLSTGGAVTDPEEHRLGVLDAMPDSASCSMGTVNFGDDVFLNRWEFIVELHKRMQERGIVPEYEIFDLGHLTSLRRLLDQHGLPAGGHVHLDLVMGVPGGMPGDTETLAAALRLIPEGATFSATGVGRTTLPVLFAALSAGGHVRVGMEDTISYAKGERVKDNAQLVARASGLARIAQRPPIGPDEARVLLGVTS from the coding sequence ATGTCGAACTCCTCGGGCACGTTGATCACGGTCGCCCCCACCGGAGCCGAGCACACCAAAGCGGACGTGCCGAACCTGCCGGTCACCCTGGACGAGCTGGTCACCACGGCGCGCGACTGCGAGCGCGTCGGCGCCGCCATGATCCACATCCACATCCGCGGCGACGACCACAAGCCGTCGTTGGACCCTCAGCGGCTCAAAGACACCGTCGACGCGGTTCGGGAGAACACCCGGCTGATCGTGCAGCTGTCCACCGGCGGCGCGGTGACCGACCCGGAGGAGCACCGGCTGGGCGTGCTCGACGCGATGCCCGACTCGGCGTCGTGCTCGATGGGCACGGTCAACTTCGGCGACGACGTGTTCCTCAACCGCTGGGAGTTCATCGTCGAGCTGCACAAGCGGATGCAGGAGCGGGGCATCGTCCCGGAGTACGAGATCTTCGACCTCGGCCACCTGACCTCGCTGCGCAGGCTGCTCGACCAGCACGGCCTGCCCGCGGGCGGCCACGTGCACCTCGACCTGGTGATGGGCGTCCCCGGTGGCATGCCGGGCGACACCGAGACGCTGGCCGCGGCGCTGCGGCTGATCCCCGAAGGCGCGACGTTCTCGGCGACCGGCGTCGGCCGGACCACGCTGCCGGTACTGTTCGCCGCGTTGTCCGCGGGTGGGCACGTCCGGGTGGGGATGGAGGACACCATCTCCTACGCCAAGGGCGAGCGGGTCAAGGACAACGCCCAGCTCGTGGCCAGGGCCTCGGGTCTGGCCCGGATCGCGCAGCGGCCGCCGATCGGGCCGGACGAGGCACGGGTACTGCTGGGAGTAACGAGCTAG
- a CDS encoding folate-binding protein YgfZ, producing MTTRSPILDLPGAIPPPDESVDAGVAWHFGDPFAEQRAAARKVAVVDRSHREVVAVPGDERLSWLHLVISQHVTGLAEGAGTEALILDSQGRVDAHMVLAHADGTVWLDTERGAVATGARGGQVPLLEYLAQMVFWSKVEPRDATAERAVLSLVGPETPQLLAAVGLPVPDGDYAVAAGSDVIVRRMPWPGHDAADLLVPRAELVGWWTKLTDAGARRMGSWGFEALRVESARPRLGVDTDEKTIPHEVNWVPSAAHVAKGCYRGQETVSKVHNVGRPPRRMLLLHLDGSSDGLPDTGAPVLLGERVVGRVGTVAQHHELGPIALALIKRSVGADAELVAGEGDEKTQASVDPDSIPPDTPALGRIAAQGLRS from the coding sequence GTGACCACTCGCTCACCCATCCTCGACCTGCCGGGTGCGATCCCGCCGCCGGACGAGTCGGTGGACGCAGGGGTCGCGTGGCACTTCGGCGACCCGTTCGCCGAGCAGCGGGCCGCCGCGCGCAAGGTCGCCGTGGTCGACCGGTCGCACCGCGAGGTGGTCGCCGTGCCCGGCGACGAGCGGCTGAGCTGGCTGCACCTGGTCATCTCCCAGCACGTCACCGGCCTGGCGGAGGGCGCGGGCACCGAGGCGCTCATCCTCGACAGCCAGGGCCGGGTCGACGCGCACATGGTGCTCGCCCACGCCGACGGCACCGTCTGGCTCGACACCGAGCGCGGCGCGGTCGCCACGGGCGCGCGCGGCGGGCAGGTCCCGCTGCTGGAGTACCTGGCGCAGATGGTCTTCTGGTCCAAGGTCGAGCCGCGCGACGCCACCGCCGAGCGGGCCGTCCTGTCGCTGGTCGGCCCCGAGACCCCGCAGCTGCTGGCCGCTGTCGGACTCCCGGTCCCCGACGGCGACTACGCCGTGGCGGCAGGCTCCGACGTCATCGTCCGACGGATGCCGTGGCCCGGCCACGACGCCGCCGACCTGCTGGTGCCCCGCGCCGAGCTGGTCGGCTGGTGGACCAAGCTGACCGACGCGGGCGCCCGCCGGATGGGCAGCTGGGGCTTCGAGGCACTGCGCGTCGAGTCGGCCCGGCCGCGGCTGGGCGTCGACACCGACGAGAAGACGATCCCGCACGAGGTCAACTGGGTCCCGTCAGCCGCGCACGTGGCCAAAGGCTGCTACCGCGGCCAGGAGACGGTGTCCAAGGTCCACAACGTCGGCCGCCCGCCGCGCCGGATGCTGCTGCTGCACCTCGACGGCAGCTCCGACGGCCTGCCCGACACCGGCGCGCCCGTGCTGCTCGGCGAGCGCGTCGTCGGCCGGGTCGGCACGGTCGCCCAGCACCACGAGCTGGGTCCGATCGCGCTGGCGCTGATCAAGCGGTCGGTCGGCGCGGACGCCGAACTCGTCGCGGGCGAGGGCGACGAGAAGACCCAGGCGTCGGTCGATCCTGACTCGATCCCGCCGGACACCCCGGCGTTGGGCCGTATCGCCGCCCAAGGACTCCGGTCGTAG
- a CDS encoding Fur family transcriptional regulator — protein MRMTPQRQLVLDALVELEHATPEQVCQRVRLTTPSVNITTIYRTLELLESLDLVHHTHLGHGAPSYSVHEHKHVHLVCHRCGRVDEVERTVMDEVSGTLRATHGFVLDASHLALSGTCRTCSQETP, from the coding sequence ATGCGAATGACCCCGCAGCGGCAGCTGGTACTCGACGCCCTTGTCGAACTCGAACACGCCACCCCCGAGCAGGTCTGCCAGCGGGTGCGGCTGACCACGCCCTCGGTCAACATCACCACCATCTACCGGACCCTGGAGCTGCTGGAGAGCCTCGACCTGGTCCACCACACCCACCTCGGCCACGGCGCGCCCAGCTACTCCGTCCACGAGCACAAGCACGTCCACCTCGTCTGCCACCGCTGCGGCCGGGTCGACGAGGTGGAGCGCACGGTGATGGACGAGGTGTCCGGAACATTGCGGGCCACCCACGGGTTCGTACTCGACGCAAGCCATCTCGCCCTGTCCGGCACCTGCCGCACCTGCTCCCAGGAGACCCCGTGA